From Deinococcus taeanensis, one genomic window encodes:
- a CDS encoding SDR family oxidoreductase, with translation MEFNQKVIVVTGAASGIGLALAAAFVREGAAVIASDRNEVLGAQKAQEIGARFVPADVSREEGVKALIDDVLAREGRIDLFCSNAGIGVGEGPETPDKTWDLIQRVNVMSHVWAARHVMPHMLERGDGYLLNTASAAGLLTELHSAPYAVTKHAALAFAEWLSITYGDRGIKVAALCPEGVWTPMIQNAPILQQTAITTDELVGKTLAVLREDGFLITTHPTTLKGFQLKAQNYDEWISKMRHLRGKAMALLHPQGEETRA, from the coding sequence ATGGAATTCAACCAGAAAGTGATTGTCGTGACCGGCGCGGCGTCCGGCATCGGGCTGGCGCTCGCCGCAGCCTTCGTGCGTGAGGGCGCCGCCGTGATCGCCTCGGACCGCAACGAGGTCCTCGGCGCGCAGAAGGCGCAGGAGATCGGCGCGCGCTTCGTGCCGGCCGACGTCAGCCGTGAGGAGGGCGTCAAGGCCCTGATCGACGACGTCCTCGCACGCGAAGGCCGCATTGACCTGTTCTGCTCGAACGCCGGAATCGGGGTGGGGGAGGGGCCCGAGACGCCCGACAAGACCTGGGACCTGATTCAGCGCGTGAACGTGATGAGTCACGTCTGGGCGGCGCGGCATGTCATGCCGCACATGCTCGAACGCGGCGACGGGTACCTGCTCAACACCGCTTCTGCCGCCGGGCTGCTCACCGAACTGCACTCCGCGCCGTACGCCGTGACGAAGCACGCCGCCCTGGCTTTCGCCGAGTGGCTGAGCATCACCTACGGGGACCGCGGCATCAAGGTGGCGGCCCTGTGCCCCGAGGGGGTGTGGACCCCCATGATCCAGAACGCCCCGATTCTGCAGCAGACGGCCATCACCACCGATGAGCTCGTCGGGAAGACCCTGGCGGTGCTGCGTGAGGACGGATTCCTGATCACCACGCACCCCACGACCCTCAAGGGCTTTCAGCTCAAGGCGCAGAACTACGACGAGTGGATCAGCAAGATGCGCCACCTGCGCGGCAAGGCCATGGCCCTGCTGCACCCCCAGGGGGAGGAGACCAGGGCGTGA
- a CDS encoding phosphotransferase family protein, translating into MTRPDTAPVRPGEELPLDALKAALRGRLPGNVDALSVEQFPGGFSNLTYLVRLGEHEYVLRRAPLGPVAKGAHDMTREAHLLERIHPVLPVAPAPALVVDDPDVIGAPFYLMERRRGTVVRTSLPGAYLGLPDAPARLSAALIDTLADLHGVDIDAAGLRALGKPEGFNRRQVDGWAGRWRRAREALAGTGDLPPPAELRDDLVIAWLETHTPPETAHTLVHNDFKLDNLMFDPHDPGRVVALLDWEMTTVGDPLVDLGLTLTYWTMPELPGGAPNRVGAAAPGFLSRDDLVARYEQRRGVSVAAHLPWYEVLGHFKLAVIVLQIFARYRAGQTSDPRFAPLAGQATWLMQEAWRRITAHDAGTGA; encoded by the coding sequence GTGACCCGGCCTGACACCGCCCCCGTCCGTCCCGGCGAGGAGCTGCCCCTGGACGCCCTGAAAGCCGCGCTGCGCGGCCGACTGCCCGGCAACGTGGACGCCCTGAGCGTCGAGCAGTTCCCCGGCGGGTTCTCCAACCTCACGTACCTCGTGCGTCTCGGCGAGCACGAGTACGTGCTGCGCCGCGCGCCGCTGGGCCCGGTGGCCAAGGGCGCCCATGACATGACCCGCGAGGCGCACCTCCTTGAACGCATTCATCCGGTGCTGCCCGTCGCGCCCGCCCCGGCCCTCGTCGTGGACGACCCCGACGTGATCGGCGCGCCGTTCTACCTGATGGAACGCCGCCGCGGCACAGTCGTGCGCACCAGCCTGCCCGGCGCCTACCTCGGCCTGCCCGACGCCCCCGCGCGCCTGTCCGCGGCGCTGATCGACACGCTCGCTGACCTGCACGGCGTGGACATCGACGCGGCGGGCCTGCGCGCCCTCGGCAAACCGGAGGGCTTCAACCGCCGTCAGGTGGACGGCTGGGCCGGCCGCTGGCGCCGCGCGCGCGAGGCCCTGGCCGGCACCGGGGACCTGCCGCCGCCCGCCGAGCTGCGTGACGACCTCGTCATCGCGTGGCTGGAAACGCATACGCCGCCGGAAACGGCCCACACGCTGGTCCACAACGATTTCAAGCTGGACAACCTGATGTTCGACCCGCACGACCCGGGCCGCGTGGTGGCGCTGCTCGACTGGGAGATGACCACCGTCGGTGATCCCCTGGTGGACCTGGGCCTGACCCTGACGTACTGGACCATGCCAGAACTGCCGGGCGGCGCGCCCAACCGCGTGGGCGCCGCCGCGCCGGGCTTCCTGAGCCGGGACGACCTCGTTGCGCGCTACGAGCAGCGCCGGGGCGTCAGCGTCGCTGCGCATCTGCCCTGGTACGAGGTGCTCGGTCACTTCAAGCTTGCCGTGATCGTCCTGCAGATCTTCGCCCGCTACCGCGCCGGACAGACGAGCGACCCGCGCTTCGCGCCGCTGGCCGGTCAGGCCACGTGGCTGATGCAGGAAGCGTGGCGGCGCATCACCGCGCACGACGCCGGGACCGGCGCGTGA
- a CDS encoding IS630 family transposase (programmed frameshift) codes for MNSAGVRGYAIELRTRIVALVEGGASPDEAARHFSVHVSTVKRYLARHRAGTLHVVARPTGPHRTVTADHEMQLLAQLETHRDATLQEHADMLEASTGVRVSYKTVDRVFQRHHITHKKTMVARERSEERRRAFLKDLRPLLERPDHLVLVDERGVNTAMTRGYARASRQERAVGVVPRNHGRNYTLMCALSLAGPLAPFVLDGAVTGECFKFYVAQELCPLLRAGQVVIMDNRSSHHRASIRTLVEEVGCHLLYLPPYSPDFNPIEWLFSQLKARLRGEARCTVKSLMQGIADALKTVSGPDIHGWFLAAFKKHLL; via the exons ATGAACTCAGCTGGGGTCCGAGGTTACGCCATCGAGTTGCGCACGCGCATTGTGGCGCTGGTCGAGGGAGGCGCTTCCCCCGACGAAGCCGCACGACATTTCTCCGTGCATGTGTCCACTGTCAAGCGGTATCTGGCACGGCACCGGGCAGGGACCCTGCACGTGGTTGCGCGACCAACGGGGCCTCACCGTACGGTGACGGCTGATCACGAAATGCAGCTGCTGGCCCAGCTCGAAACCCACCGTGACGCGACCTTACAGGAGCACGCCGACATGTTGGAAGCCAGTACCGGGGTACGAGTGAGTTACAAAACGGTAGACCGGGTCTTCCAACGTCATCACATCACCCAT AAAAAAACGATGGTCGCCAGAGAACGCAGTGAGGAACGCCGGAGGGCGTTCCTGAAAGATCTCCGGCCCCTTCTGGAACGCCCTGATCACCTGGTGTTGGTCGACGAGCGTGGCGTCAACACGGCCATGACGCGCGGGTATGCCCGCGCGTCACGTCAGGAGCGGGCAGTGGGCGTGGTCCCACGCAATCATGGCCGGAACTACACCCTGATGTGCGCCTTGAGTCTGGCTGGGCCACTGGCCCCCTTTGTTCTTGACGGTGCAGTGACGGGCGAGTGCTTCAAGTTCTATGTGGCTCAGGAATTGTGCCCACTGTTGCGTGCCGGGCAGGTGGTCATCATGGACAATCGCTCTTCACATCATCGAGCGTCCATTCGGACGCTCGTCGAGGAGGTCGGGTGCCACCTCTTGTATTTGCCGCCCTACAGCCCCGATTTCAACCCGATTGAGTGGTTGTTCTCGCAGCTCAAGGCTCGGCTGCGGGGGGAGGCCCGTTGTACGGTGAAGAGCCTGATGCAAGGGATTGCGGACGCACTGAAGACCGTGTCTGGGCCCGATATCCACGGGTGGTTCTTGGCAGCCTTCAAAAAACATCTCTTATGA
- a CDS encoding histidine phosphatase family protein yields the protein MSELLLIRHGQATPFEADTDRLSPLGEAQARAVGEALAADGVTPTHVLHGPLVRQRRTAALAAQASWPEPSLDARLAEYDGDGLVHTLAPLLAARDPAFAPRLREFRAQPGGPERNRAFQRVLEHLADHWQAGTLTHDAVEGWAAFRARVSAALTELLRGPSGSTTLVFTSGGVIGLGVALALDAPDAAALRLNWRVRNASVTRLTFGAGRVSLDSFNEIHHLPPQLRSWR from the coding sequence GTGAGTGAACTGCTGCTCATCCGCCACGGTCAGGCCACGCCCTTTGAAGCCGACACCGACCGCCTCTCCCCGCTCGGCGAGGCGCAGGCGCGCGCGGTAGGAGAGGCCCTGGCCGCCGACGGCGTGACGCCCACGCACGTTCTGCACGGCCCGCTCGTGCGGCAGCGGCGAACCGCGGCCCTGGCCGCGCAGGCCAGCTGGCCCGAACCCAGCCTCGACGCCCGGCTGGCCGAGTACGACGGCGACGGCCTCGTCCACACCCTGGCGCCCCTGCTGGCCGCCCGGGACCCGGCCTTTGCCCCCCGGCTCCGCGAGTTCCGCGCGCAGCCGGGCGGGCCAGAACGCAACCGCGCCTTTCAGCGGGTCCTGGAACACCTCGCCGACCACTGGCAGGCCGGGACCCTCACCCACGACGCCGTGGAAGGCTGGGCAGCGTTCCGCGCGCGGGTCAGCGCCGCCCTCACCGAACTGCTGCGCGGCCCGTCCGGATCAACCACCCTGGTCTTCACGAGTGGCGGCGTGATCGGACTGGGCGTCGCGCTCGCCCTGGACGCCCCGGACGCCGCCGCACTGCGCCTGAACTGGCGGGTGCGCAACGCGTCCGTGACCCGCCTGACCTTCGGCGCCGGCCGCGTGAGCCTGGACAGCTTCAACGAAATTCACCACCTGCCGCCCCAGCTGCGCTCCTGGCGCTGA
- a CDS encoding alpha/beta hydrolase: protein MPVDPHLRELLLQLAAAPQPTDLTQMRAMVEANARRAPTRPVPVAAVRDLTVDGSDGPLPARLYRPDTPGTPPLTVFFHGGGFIAYSIDTHDALCRELCAASGGAVLSVAYRLAPEHPFPAGVNDAFASLRWAAAHAAELQVDARRLAVAGDSAGASLAIACALRARDEGGPALRAQLLIYPPVDAVTPHVHESRVSNGDGYFLTRERMAEMGRLYLADAAHAAHPHVSPLHADLRGLPPALVLTAEFDPLRDEGAAFAQALSTAGVRADHRPGPGMIHGFANMTAFSPPAAQLVDDAGAWLGEQLRT from the coding sequence ATGCCCGTTGATCCTCACCTGCGGGAGCTGCTGCTGCAACTTGCCGCCGCGCCGCAACCCACCGACCTGACCCAGATGCGCGCCATGGTCGAGGCGAACGCCCGGCGCGCCCCCACGCGCCCCGTGCCCGTCGCCGCCGTGCGCGACCTCACCGTGGACGGCAGTGACGGCCCCCTGCCCGCCCGCCTGTACCGGCCCGACACGCCGGGCACGCCGCCCCTGACGGTGTTCTTCCACGGCGGCGGCTTCATCGCCTACTCCATCGACACGCACGACGCCCTGTGCCGCGAACTGTGCGCCGCGTCCGGCGGCGCCGTCCTGAGCGTGGCGTACCGCCTCGCGCCGGAACATCCGTTCCCGGCCGGCGTGAACGACGCCTTCGCGTCGCTGCGCTGGGCCGCGGCGCACGCCGCCGAACTGCAGGTGGACGCCCGGCGCCTGGCAGTGGCCGGGGACAGCGCCGGCGCGAGCCTCGCGATTGCCTGCGCGCTGCGCGCCCGGGACGAGGGCGGCCCCGCCCTCCGCGCGCAGCTGCTGATCTACCCGCCGGTCGACGCGGTGACCCCACACGTGCATGAAAGCCGGGTCTCGAACGGCGACGGGTACTTCCTGACGCGCGAGCGCATGGCCGAAATGGGCCGCCTGTACCTCGCGGACGCCGCGCACGCCGCCCACCCGCACGTGAGCCCGCTGCACGCCGACCTGCGCGGCCTGCCGCCCGCCCTGGTGCTCACCGCTGAATTCGATCCCCTGCGCGATGAAGGCGCCGCGTTCGCGCAGGCGCTGTCAACCGCCGGGGTGCGCGCCGATCACCGCCCGGGCCCCGGCATGATTCACGGGTTCGCGAACATGACCGCGTTCTCGCCGCCCGCCGCGCAGCTCGTAGACGACGCAGGAGCGTGGCTGGGCGAACAGCTGCGCACCTGA